The genomic window GCGCTTCGGCCGCGTTGCAGAGCGTGCCGCCGGAATCGACGATGTCGTCGATCAGCAGGCAGTCGCGGCCGACGATGTCGCCGATCACGTTCATCACTTCGGACTCACCGGGCCGGTCGCGGCGCTTGTCCACGATGGCGAGTTGCGCGTCGAGGCGCTTTGCCAGCGAGCGGGCACGCACCACGCCGCCGACGTCGGGCGACACGACGGTGATGTTCGAGAGATCGTAGTGTTCCTTCACGTCGCGCGAGAGGATCGGCACGGCGTAGAGGTTGTCGGTCGGGATATCGAAGAAGCCCTGGATCTGGCCAGCGTGGAGATCGAGCGTCAGAACGCGATCGGCGCCGGCATGGGTAATCAGATTGGCCACAAGCTTTGCCGAGATCGGCGTGCGCGGACCGGGTTTGCGATCCTGGCGGGCATAGCCGAAATAGGGGAGCACCGCGGTGATGCGGCGGGCCGACGACCGGCGGAACGCGTCGATCATGATCAACAGTTCCATGAGGTGGTCGTTGGCGGGGTAGGAGGTCGACTGGACGACGAAGACGTCTTCGCCGCGCACGTTCTCCTGGATCTCGACGAAGATTTCCTGGTCCGCGAAGCGGCGGACGCTGGCCTTGCCGAGTTGTAGATTGAGATAGGTGCAGATGGAGTCGGCAAGCATCCTGTTGGAATTGCCCGCGAAGATTTTCATGATTGTCCGCCCGTGCTGCGCGCCGTTGCCGGCCTTTTAGCCAGTCTCGTCTCGATTGCAAGCCGCGGCGGCAGATTGTTCGCCAAGGATCAGCCCTGCCGCTGGCTTTCCCACAGTGTGAAGGCTTGAAGGCTCTGCTCAGCCACGCTCTCCATGGCTGCGCTCGGGATGTCATCCCAGGACGTCGCGCCTGCCTGGCTCGGCTTTTCGGCTTCGATCGTGCCGCGAATGCGGTGGAGACGGTTGCCGCTGCCGTCGAGCACGTCCCAGACGTAATAGACCGTGTTGGTGGTCTCGCCGCGCTCGGCCGACAAATAGCCTTTCAGCACGTAGGCGCTGGTTTCGTCCTGGAAAGGCAGGACAGTCAGGCCCAGCCGTCCCGCTTCGGTGCGCAAGCGGCGTGACATCGGTGTCACGGCTTCCAGCGGAGCACCGATGATCGGCATGAAGCGGATTGTCGGCGTGGCGGACTGGTCTGAGGTCGGTGGGACAAGGGCGAGCTCGGCACCATCGCCTTCGCCAGCCGGTGTCGCGTAGGTCGCAGCGTCGATTTCGATCGGGCTGGTCGGATTGCTGCTTTGACCGGCTGTCTCGATGGCGGCAACAGGGCCATCGGTCGATGTGCAGGCGGCCAGCCCGGCAAAGAGGCCGAGCGCCAAGATGATCCGGATCGGTCCGGGAGCACGCCTCATGCCGTTATCCCTGTCGTCTCAACGTCCCGTTTGCAGCTGGGCACACAAGTGCAGCCCCGGGCCAACTTATGGTTCGGGGCGTTCGGCCAAGTCAACGCTGAATAAGTTCAAGCTTATGTTTGGACAGCGCTTCCGGCGCGCCCGGCGTCGTCAGATAGGTTTGCCCGAGCGTCATGGCGACGCCTGCGTCGGAGTCCATGATGATCATGTGGACGAAGAGCGACATGTCCGGCTCGATCGGCTGCGGGCTGCCCTGGTAAAACATCTGGTGTTCCATCCATGACGGCGCAAAGCGCGCGCCGAGCGAGTAGCCGCAAGCGTTCAGCCGGTGACGGGCAAGGCCACGCTCATCCATCACCCTGGCATGAACGTCGAAAACCTCGCCAAAGGTGTGACCCGTCGTCAGCACCGGCTCGATCTGCTGGATCGCATCGAGGCAGGCGTCGAAAAGCTCGATGTGGCGCTGCTTGGGCTTGCCGATCATGATCGTGCGCATCATGGCGGCATGGTAGCGCGCGCTGGTGCCGGCCCACTCGAGCGTCAGTTGATCGGTCTTGTTGAGCTTGCGACGACCCGATTTGGAGCGGCAGAGCAGGGCATCGTCGCCCGAGCCGATGATGAACTCATTGCCGGGATACTCGCCGTCGCCAGCCAGTACGGCGCCCTGCATGGCAGCCAACAGATCCGCTTCGCGTGCACCGGGCTCGATCAGCGGCAAGGCCGCGTCGAGCGCGGCATCGGCGAGCTTTGCCGCCTTGCGCACATGCACGATCTCGGCCGGGCTCTTGGTAAGGCGCAGATTGCTGACGACGTAGGATGCATCGATGATCTTGCCGAAGGATTGGAGCTGGTTGTCCAGTCGGCGCGTGTTCGTTCCGGTCAGCCCGTGCGTGTCGTATTCGACGCCGATGCGCGCGCCGAGCAGGTCCATCTCGTCGAGCAGGTTCTTCAGTTCCACCGTCGGATCGGCGTTGGCGCGATCGGTCCACACGGTGATGTTCTCGATCGTGGACGTGTGGCGTGCCTGACGAAGATCGGCCGAGCGCGTCAGAAGGCTCATCTGCCCATCGGCCTTCACGATCAGGCTCTGGAAGAAGCAGAAGCCGAAGGTGTCGTAACCGGTCAGCCAGTACATGCTCTCCTGGGCAAACAAAAGCAGCGCGTCGAGCCGCTCCTCCTTCATGGCCATGAGCAACCGTTCGAGACGGCCGGAATATTCTTCCGGGGCAAAGCGCGGGGCCATGGGGGTTACTCCGTGATTGCGATCGCTGCGATCTGCCGACCGTAGTCCGGCTCGCCGCGATGGGTGGTGCGCCTATAGGAGAAGAAGGCGGCCTCGTCTTCATAGGTGCAGTGGCCGGTCGATTCTGCCGCGACGCCGGCCCGCTTCAAACGGTGAAGCGTGTAGGCCGGCAGATCGAACATGGCATGCCCGGCACGATCGGAATCGGCAAAAAAGCGCTGGTTGTCGGGATCAGCGTCTGTGAAACGCTCCACGAACTCCGGGCCGACCTCGTAATTGCGCACGCTGATGGATGGGCCGAGGCTTGCTCGGATCGACCGACGGTCGGCACCAAGGTTCTCCATGGCGGCGATCGTATTTTCCAGCACGCCGGTCAGGGCGCCGCGCCAACCTGCGTGTGCCGCTCCGACGACGCCTGCATCCGGGTCGCAGAACAGGATGGGTCCGCAATCGGCCGTCAAGACGCCGATGACGACGCCGGGGATGTTGGTGACCACGGCGTCCGCCTTCGGGCGCTCGTCCCCGAAAGAGCCGGTGGCGACAACCACATCCGGCGAATGGATCTGATGCGGCGTGGCGAGATCGTCGATCGACCGGTTGAAATGGCCGCAGACACGCACGCGATTCTCGATGACTGCATCCCGCTCGTCATTGGAGCCGAGGCCCACATTAAGGCCCTGATAGATCCCTTGGGAAACACCGCCGTGGCGGGTGAAAAACCCATGTCTGATAGGGGTTCCGCTCGTCGCCTGCGCGATCAGATCGCTCTCGATCGGCTGGGGTGGTGAAGTGGCAAGCATCAATCGTCCCGTCCCTTGGTCGAAGCGCGGCGATGGTGGCGACGGCTCGGCAGTCTGTCAATCATCAAGCTCAGCGGCCCTTGGCGGCGGGTTCGCCGAAGCGTGCAAAGGGAGCGAAATCCATCGGCTGGCCGGAGATCGCAAGCACCTTGAACAATTCGCCCATCCGCCCTGGCCCCGTCCCTGCGATACGGTCCACCGCAACTTCGATCGCCTTTTGCGTTTCCCGGTCCTTGTCCGCACCGAGCCGGCCCGCGCGATCAAGTAGACCAAGGCCGAGGAGAAAGTCGCTCTGGCAGGTCAGGCCGAGCACGTGTGCGCCCGAAGCCTGTGCAGCGGCGCTAAGGCTCGCGAAATCCACATGGCTGGTCAGGTCGGCTTCGCCGGGATGCGCCAGCGGATCGTCAAAGGCGTGGTTGCGCATGGCCTGCAGGGTGTCGCCGAAACCCGCCACGCGATGACCGTAGTCGATGACAGCGGCAAGCCCGCCTTGAGCGCGAAGTTTCGTCGCGAGCGCGGCCATGAACGCTTCGCGAATGGGCGAGGCTTCGAACACGGTGCCCTCAGGCTGGCTTTCCCAGTCATGAGGGAGAGCGCTTGCCTCGATTACCGCCGGTCCGATGCCGAAGGTGAGCTCTCCTGCCAGGTCGAGGCCAATGACCTTTTCGCGAAAGGCCGATCCGGATTTGACGAACTGCCGGATCGGAAGCGCGTCGAACAGCTCGTTGGCGGCAAGCAGCATGTGCCCCTTCGGCACATCTTCGAGGCGCTCGTGCCATGAGCAGCGATCGGCATAATCCCGCAGCGTTTCGGCCTGGATGGCGCGAAGCCGCGGGCTCGTCTCCACGAGGTGGGCGCTCCAGCCGGCCATGTCGGCGCCCAGCACCTTGCGGATCGTGCGCAGCATGTCCTTCATCAGCGTGCCGCGGCCCGGTCCCAGTTCCACCAGGCGCACCGGTCTAGGCATTCCGGCCGCCTGCCAGCCGCCGAGCAGGAAGATCGCGATCATTTCGCCGAAAAGCTGCGTGACCTCCGGTGCGGTAATGAAATCACCAGACGCACCGAACGGCTCGCGGGTCATGTAATAGCCGTGTTGCGGATCGGACAGGCATATATGGAAGTAGTCGGAGACGCTGAGCGGTCCGCCCGTTTCGATCAGGCGGACGATCTTGTCGGCAAGTGGTGTCTTGCGCGGTGGGCGCCCGCTCATGTCAGGATGGAGCGCCACTGGTCGAAGCCGCCTTGCGGCCACCAGCCGTGGCCATGGCCCACAGGCCAGCAGCGAGCATCGGCAACGACAGCAGCATGCCCATGGTCAGCCAGCCGCCCGATAGGTAGCCGATATGAGCGTCCGGTTCGCGGAAGAACTCCACGAAAATGCGCGAGGCCGCATAACCGGCGACGAACGTGCCGGCAATGAAGCCCGGCTGCTTCAGCTTGCGGCCGAAATGGATGAGCAGCCAGATCACGACGAAGAGCACGACGCCTTCAAGCGCTGCCTCGTAGAGCTGGCTTGGATGGCGCGGCTCCGGTCCGCCTGTCGGGAAGACGAACGCCCATGGCACGTCCGTCGGCCGTCCCCAGAGCTCCGAATTGATGAAGTTCGCGAGGCGTCCGAACAGAAGGCCGACCGGAACGACGGCAGCCACGGTGTCGAGCAGCGTCCAGGCCGGGATCTGGCGCGATCGCGCAAACAGGATGATCGCGATCGTCGTGCCGAGGAAGCCGCCATGGAATGACATGCCCCCGGTCCAGACGGCGAAGATCGACAGGGGGTTCGCGAGGAAACTCGCGAAATCGTAAAACAGCACATAACCGATGCGCCCGCCGGCGACGATGCCGACCGCCGCCCACAACAGGAAGTCATCGAGATCCGTCAGCGTCATGGGCGCCCGGCCTGTCGGCCACAGACGCTCGTTCGCGACGAGCCTGCGGGCATAGATCCAGCCGAGGATGATGCCGGCCACATAGGCCAGTCCGTACCAGCGAACGGCAATCGGGCCGATCTGCACGATGACGGGATCGATCGTCGGGAAGGGGAGGACCGCAAGCGGTGTCAGGAGATAGTCCAAGCTCTCGGAACCCTGGTTGATGGCGGGCGGAAGATGACGGTGGAACGTGGTGTGGTCAAGGCGCGAGACACAAACGTCCCGACCATCCTCTATTCGCTTGAATTTAGGGCCTCGCGCTCCTAGTTCGAAGGCTTAAAGGTCGTGGTCGGCCTGACAGAGACAGAAAGGGTACTTCATGGCCTCCGGATCGAACCGAATCCTCGACGAATTCGCCAAGCTGATGACCGACGCCGCCGGCACGGCGCAAAGCGTGCGGCAGGAATTCGAAACGGCATTCCGCAGCCAGGCCGAACGCGTCTTGAACACGATGGACGTGGTCAAGCGCGAGGAAT from Georhizobium profundi includes these protein-coding regions:
- a CDS encoding accessory factor UbiK family protein, with product MASGSNRILDEFAKLMTDAAGTAQSVRQEFETAFRSQAERVLNTMDVVKREEFEAVRDMAIKARDENERLLKRIEALEGKLASSTTATGTTATGTTDKIG
- a CDS encoding M24 family metallopeptidase translates to MAPRFAPEEYSGRLERLLMAMKEERLDALLLFAQESMYWLTGYDTFGFCFFQSLIVKADGQMSLLTRSADLRQARHTSTIENITVWTDRANADPTVELKNLLDEMDLLGARIGVEYDTHGLTGTNTRRLDNQLQSFGKIIDASYVVSNLRLTKSPAEIVHVRKAAKLADAALDAALPLIEPGAREADLLAAMQGAVLAGDGEYPGNEFIIGSGDDALLCRSKSGRRKLNKTDQLTLEWAGTSARYHAAMMRTIMIGKPKQRHIELFDACLDAIQQIEPVLTTGHTFGEVFDVHARVMDERGLARHRLNACGYSLGARFAPSWMEHQMFYQGSPQPIEPDMSLFVHMIIMDSDAGVAMTLGQTYLTTPGAPEALSKHKLELIQR
- the pgeF gene encoding peptidoglycan editing factor PgeF, translated to MLATSPPQPIESDLIAQATSGTPIRHGFFTRHGGVSQGIYQGLNVGLGSNDERDAVIENRVRVCGHFNRSIDDLATPHQIHSPDVVVATGSFGDERPKADAVVTNIPGVVIGVLTADCGPILFCDPDAGVVGAAHAGWRGALTGVLENTIAAMENLGADRRSIRASLGPSISVRNYEVGPEFVERFTDADPDNQRFFADSDRAGHAMFDLPAYTLHRLKRAGVAAESTGHCTYEDEAAFFSYRRTTHRGEPDYGRQIAAIAITE
- the lgt gene encoding prolipoprotein diacylglyceryl transferase, whose translation is MDYLLTPLAVLPFPTIDPVIVQIGPIAVRWYGLAYVAGIILGWIYARRLVANERLWPTGRAPMTLTDLDDFLLWAAVGIVAGGRIGYVLFYDFASFLANPLSIFAVWTGGMSFHGGFLGTTIAIILFARSRQIPAWTLLDTVAAVVPVGLLFGRLANFINSELWGRPTDVPWAFVFPTGGPEPRHPSQLYEAALEGVVLFVVIWLLIHFGRKLKQPGFIAGTFVAGYAASRIFVEFFREPDAHIGYLSGGWLTMGMLLSLPMLAAGLWAMATAGGRKAASTSGAPS
- a CDS encoding ribose-phosphate pyrophosphokinase is translated as MKIFAGNSNRMLADSICTYLNLQLGKASVRRFADQEIFVEIQENVRGEDVFVVQSTSYPANDHLMELLIMIDAFRRSSARRITAVLPYFGYARQDRKPGPRTPISAKLVANLITHAGADRVLTLDLHAGQIQGFFDIPTDNLYAVPILSRDVKEHYDLSNITVVSPDVGGVVRARSLAKRLDAQLAIVDKRRDRPGESEVMNVIGDIVGRDCLLIDDIVDSGGTLCNAAEALLNQGATSVTAYITHGVLSGGAVARVTSSKLKELVITDSIQPSPAVQAAHNIRVITTANLIGEAINRTAAEESVSSLFD
- a CDS encoding class I SAM-dependent methyltransferase, yielding MSGRPPRKTPLADKIVRLIETGGPLSVSDYFHICLSDPQHGYYMTREPFGASGDFITAPEVTQLFGEMIAIFLLGGWQAAGMPRPVRLVELGPGRGTLMKDMLRTIRKVLGADMAGWSAHLVETSPRLRAIQAETLRDYADRCSWHERLEDVPKGHMLLAANELFDALPIRQFVKSGSAFREKVIGLDLAGELTFGIGPAVIEASALPHDWESQPEGTVFEASPIREAFMAALATKLRAQGGLAAVIDYGHRVAGFGDTLQAMRNHAFDDPLAHPGEADLTSHVDFASLSAAAQASGAHVLGLTCQSDFLLGLGLLDRAGRLGADKDRETQKAIEVAVDRIAGTGPGRMGELFKVLAISGQPMDFAPFARFGEPAAKGR